The Agromyces hippuratus genome has a window encoding:
- a CDS encoding nitrilase-related carbon-nitrogen hydrolase yields MTIVRAAITQTTWTGDKESMLDKHEQFARDAKAQGAQVICFQELFYGPYFGITEDVKYYDYAEPADGPIVQRFAALAKELGMVMVLPIYEEEQPGVYYNTAVVVDADGTILGSYRKHHIPNLDKFWEKFYFRPGNLGYPVFNTAVGPIGVYICYDRHFPEGWRELGLNGAQIVFNPNATKPGLSNRLWEIEQPAAAAANGYFVAAANRVGLEDNEYGDLAVNFYGKSQFCDPQGNIVGGYGSETDEEVVVRDLDMDMIRNVRNAWQFYRDRRPDSYTSIPKP; encoded by the coding sequence ATGACGATCGTCCGAGCGGCCATCACGCAGACGACCTGGACCGGCGACAAGGAGTCCATGCTCGACAAGCACGAGCAGTTCGCCCGTGACGCGAAGGCGCAGGGCGCCCAGGTCATCTGCTTCCAGGAGCTCTTCTACGGCCCGTACTTCGGCATCACCGAAGACGTGAAGTACTACGACTACGCCGAACCCGCCGACGGCCCGATCGTGCAGCGCTTCGCCGCGCTCGCGAAGGAACTCGGCATGGTCATGGTGCTGCCGATCTACGAGGAGGAGCAGCCGGGCGTCTACTACAACACCGCGGTCGTCGTCGATGCAGACGGCACGATCCTCGGCTCGTATCGCAAGCACCACATCCCGAACCTCGACAAGTTCTGGGAGAAGTTCTACTTCCGCCCCGGCAACCTCGGTTACCCGGTGTTCAACACCGCCGTCGGCCCGATCGGCGTCTACATCTGCTACGACCGGCACTTCCCCGAGGGCTGGCGCGAGCTGGGCCTGAACGGCGCGCAGATCGTCTTCAACCCGAACGCGACGAAGCCCGGCCTCTCGAACCGGCTCTGGGAGATCGAGCAGCCGGCCGCCGCCGCAGCGAACGGCTACTTCGTGGCCGCGGCCAACCGCGTCGGCCTCGAAGACAACGAGTACGGCGACCTGGCGGTGAACTTCTACGGCAAGAGCCAGTTCTGCGACCCCCAGGGCAACATCGTGGGCGGGTACGGCTCCGAGACCGACGAGGAGGTCGTCGTGCGCGACCTCGACATGGACATGATCCGGAACGTGCGCAACGCCTGGCAGTTCTACCGCGATCGCCGCCCCGACTCCTACACCTCCATCCCCAAGCCGTAG
- a CDS encoding aminotransferase class I/II-fold pyridoxal phosphate-dependent enzyme, protein MTAIRLEGAELIALAEFGEPTPRGIAGVIARLVNSGELAAGTRLPTVRELASELGVSPATVSQAWQALSRTGLIESRGRAGSFVRPLSQGWLAPRMRGMAAPNDPVRLDLSRGTPDPLLLPALGPALSRVSARAETGSYQAEPVIPGLAAVLADSWPSETETIMVVDGALDAISRTLDEVVRYGDRVVVESPGFPPFLDLLDLLGAEAVPVAVDEAGMTPEGLARALHQQPVAVLLQPRAQNPTGASMTVGRAEALARVIRSAERAGDVVVIEDDHSGMISTAGDVTLGTWLPEQVVHVRSFSKSHGPDLRIAAVGGPRDLVDRIAARRMLGPGWTSRMLQTILLDLLTDGTSLDAVAEARRQYFTRQRALGDALRARGVPVAPADGVNLWMPVLSERSALVQLAAAGVRVAAGTPFLAAAGNVGNGSGNGRARSGGDYVRVTVGMVRDDADEVADALATAAQHVVAGGY, encoded by the coding sequence ATGACTGCGATTCGACTCGAGGGCGCGGAGCTCATCGCGCTCGCGGAGTTCGGCGAGCCGACCCCGCGCGGCATCGCCGGGGTGATCGCGCGGCTCGTGAACTCGGGCGAGCTCGCCGCCGGCACCCGGCTGCCCACCGTGCGCGAACTCGCGAGCGAGCTCGGCGTCAGCCCCGCCACGGTGAGCCAGGCCTGGCAGGCGCTCTCGCGCACGGGGCTCATCGAGTCCCGCGGGCGGGCCGGCAGCTTCGTGCGTCCGCTCTCGCAGGGCTGGCTCGCGCCGCGCATGCGCGGCATGGCCGCCCCGAACGATCCCGTGCGCCTCGACCTCTCGCGCGGCACGCCCGACCCGCTCCTCCTGCCGGCGCTCGGTCCGGCGCTCTCGCGGGTCTCGGCGCGCGCCGAGACCGGCAGCTACCAGGCCGAACCCGTGATCCCGGGGCTCGCGGCGGTGCTCGCCGACTCCTGGCCGTCGGAGACCGAGACGATCATGGTCGTCGACGGCGCCCTCGACGCGATCTCGCGCACCCTCGACGAGGTCGTGCGCTACGGCGACCGGGTCGTCGTCGAGAGCCCGGGCTTCCCTCCGTTCCTCGACCTGCTCGACCTGCTCGGCGCCGAGGCCGTGCCGGTCGCGGTCGACGAGGCCGGCATGACGCCCGAGGGGCTCGCCCGGGCGCTGCACCAGCAGCCCGTCGCGGTGCTGCTGCAGCCACGGGCGCAGAATCCCACCGGGGCGTCGATGACGGTCGGCCGCGCCGAGGCGCTGGCGCGCGTCATCCGATCGGCCGAACGCGCGGGCGACGTCGTCGTCATCGAAGACGACCACTCGGGCATGATCTCGACCGCCGGCGACGTGACGCTCGGCACCTGGCTGCCCGAGCAGGTCGTGCACGTGCGCAGCTTCTCGAAGTCGCACGGGCCCGATCTGCGCATCGCCGCGGTCGGCGGGCCGCGCGACCTCGTCGACCGCATCGCCGCGCGTCGCATGCTCGGCCCCGGCTGGACGTCGAGGATGCTGCAGACGATCCTGCTCGACCTGCTCACCGACGGCACCTCGCTCGACGCCGTCGCCGAGGCGCGGCGCCAGTACTTCACGAGGCAGCGCGCACTCGGCGATGCGCTCCGGGCGCGCGGGGTGCCGGTCGCGCCTGCCGACGGAGTGAACCTCTGGATGCCGGTGCTGAGCGAGCGTTCGGCGCTCGTGCAGCTGGCGGCAGCCGGGGTGCGCGTCGCGGCGGGCACGCCGTTCCTCGCGGCGGCGGGGAACGTTGGGAACGGCTCGGGCAACGGCCGCGCCCGATCCGGCGGCGACTACGTGCGGGTCACCGTCGGCATGGTGCGCGACGACGCCGACGAGGTCGCGGATGCACTCGCGACGGCGGCGCAGCACGTGGTCGCGGGCGGGTACTGA
- a CDS encoding elongation factor G, producing the protein MNSASTPTHRTVALVGAAGSGKTSLLEALLLRAGAIPRAGSVEQGTTTGDHEPEEIARGMTLGLSLAHLGWAAPDGVEHTMTLADAPGHPDFVGGLDTALAVADAALLTVSAVDGVTAGTRFAAAAAQSAAVPLIVVITQEDKARADFRRVLGELREVFGDRLVALELPLGEEHDFTALADVLSEQALVYDDTGHHRDEALPAAVEPEEHRLHVEVTEEIVSHDDEQLEAYLDGREPAASDLERTLAREVAAGRAIPVVVCSALTGAGVDRVADLVCALAPSALEHDGRIVMGGTEVAVAPNLDGDTVLHVFRTVADPFVGQVSMFKVLSGVVHPSDRLVNATTGADERLHGLFRLRGAEHLPADVLRAGEVGAVAKLTGSPTGTLLWTRASGSAEPAPLPHREPVFALSLTPATQSDDEKLMTSLGRIVAEDPTLVIDRTGGHAILRGLGDTHLDVAVERLARVFGVHVTTSPAPIAYRETIAGRAEVEGRLKKQSGGHGQFAVVQLRVSPLPLGGGFEFVDSVVGGAVPRSYIPAVEKGARDALAAGGPQGHPVVDVRVELVDGKSHSVDSSDMAFRTAASIGAKAALAEAGTVLLEPVSLVTVTVPSDLQGTVLTDLSGRRGRVSATEVVGDGRARIVANVPEAELGRYVLDLRSITGGRAELTMSADHYAKVPSSAKA; encoded by the coding sequence ATGAACTCGGCATCGACCCCCACCCACCGGACCGTCGCCCTCGTGGGCGCCGCAGGTTCCGGCAAGACGAGCCTGCTCGAAGCGCTGCTGCTGCGCGCCGGCGCGATCCCGAGGGCGGGCAGCGTCGAGCAGGGCACCACGACCGGCGACCACGAGCCCGAGGAGATCGCGAGAGGCATGACCCTCGGGCTCTCGCTCGCCCACCTGGGCTGGGCCGCACCCGACGGCGTCGAGCACACGATGACCCTGGCCGACGCGCCGGGCCATCCCGATTTCGTCGGCGGTCTCGACACGGCACTGGCGGTGGCGGATGCCGCGTTGCTGACCGTGAGCGCGGTCGACGGCGTGACCGCGGGCACGCGCTTCGCGGCGGCCGCCGCACAGTCGGCCGCCGTGCCGCTCATCGTCGTCATCACCCAGGAGGACAAGGCGCGGGCCGACTTCCGTCGGGTGCTCGGGGAGCTCCGCGAGGTGTTCGGCGACCGACTCGTGGCGCTCGAGCTGCCGCTCGGCGAGGAGCACGACTTCACCGCGCTCGCCGATGTGCTGAGTGAGCAGGCACTCGTCTACGACGACACTGGCCATCATCGCGATGAAGCGCTGCCCGCCGCGGTCGAGCCCGAGGAGCACCGGCTGCACGTCGAGGTGACCGAGGAGATCGTGTCGCACGACGACGAGCAGCTCGAGGCGTACCTCGACGGGCGCGAGCCCGCGGCATCCGATCTCGAACGCACGCTCGCACGCGAGGTCGCGGCGGGCCGGGCGATCCCGGTGGTCGTGTGCTCGGCGCTGACCGGCGCCGGTGTCGACCGGGTCGCCGACCTCGTGTGCGCCCTCGCGCCGTCGGCGCTCGAGCACGACGGTCGCATCGTGATGGGCGGCACCGAGGTCGCGGTGGCCCCGAACCTCGATGGCGACACGGTGCTGCACGTCTTCCGCACCGTGGCGGACCCGTTCGTCGGGCAGGTGTCGATGTTCAAGGTGCTCTCGGGCGTCGTGCACCCGAGCGATCGGCTGGTCAACGCCACGACCGGCGCCGACGAACGCCTGCACGGGCTCTTCCGCCTGCGCGGGGCCGAGCACCTGCCGGCCGACGTGCTGCGAGCCGGGGAGGTCGGTGCGGTGGCCAAGCTCACCGGCTCGCCGACGGGCACCCTGCTCTGGACTCGCGCGAGCGGCAGCGCCGAACCCGCGCCGCTGCCGCATCGCGAACCGGTGTTCGCGCTGAGCCTCACCCCGGCCACGCAGTCCGACGACGAGAAGCTCATGACCTCCCTCGGCCGCATCGTCGCCGAGGATCCGACGCTCGTGATCGACCGCACGGGCGGTCACGCGATCCTCCGCGGCCTCGGCGACACGCACCTCGACGTCGCCGTCGAGCGACTCGCTCGCGTCTTCGGCGTGCACGTCACCACCTCGCCGGCGCCGATCGCGTACCGCGAGACGATCGCGGGCAGGGCGGAGGTCGAGGGGCGGCTCAAGAAGCAGTCGGGCGGGCACGGCCAGTTCGCCGTCGTGCAGCTGCGGGTCTCGCCGCTGCCGCTCGGCGGCGGCTTCGAGTTCGTCGACTCCGTCGTCGGCGGGGCGGTGCCGCGGTCGTACATCCCGGCCGTCGAGAAGGGGGCACGCGATGCCCTCGCTGCGGGCGGTCCGCAGGGGCATCCGGTCGTCGACGTGCGGGTCGAGCTCGTCGACGGCAAGTCGCACTCGGTCGACTCCTCCGACATGGCGTTCCGCACCGCGGCCTCGATCGGGGCGAAGGCGGCGCTGGCCGAGGCGGGCACGGTGCTGCTCGAGCCCGTGTCGCTCGTGACCGTCACGGTGCCGAGCGACCTGCAGGGCACGGTGCTGACCGATCTGTCGGGTCGCCGCGGGCGGGTCAGCGCCACCGAGGTCGTCGGCGACGGCCGCGCCCGCATCGTGGCGAACGTGCCGGAGGCCGAGCTCGGGCGCTACGTGCTCGACCTGCGTTCGATCACGGGCGGTCGGGCGGAGCTGACGATGAGCGCCGACCACTACGCGAAGGTGCCGAGCAGCGCGAAGGCGTGA
- a CDS encoding DeoR/GlpR family DNA-binding transcription regulator, with product MLTAQRRELLLELLQRDGRIVAADAAADLGISEDTIRRDLRELAAAGLCQRVYGGALPASPATSPYEARTRIEPESKHRIAAEAAALIEPGATVLLDGGTSTLALVGALPRSLHATVITHSPTIAVALAEHEHIELQLIGGRVYRHSMVTCGAIAVEALREVSADLFFLGVTGVHAEAGLTTGDAEEAAMKRALARSAAETYVLASTEKIGAASTYRVLPLDEVAGVVTDADAASPAMLELDRAGVRLLTAS from the coding sequence ATGTTGACCGCGCAACGCCGTGAACTGCTGCTCGAACTGCTGCAGCGCGACGGCCGCATCGTGGCCGCCGATGCCGCGGCCGATCTGGGTATCTCCGAGGACACGATCCGCCGCGACCTCCGCGAACTCGCGGCGGCGGGCCTCTGCCAGCGCGTGTACGGCGGAGCGCTGCCGGCCTCGCCGGCCACCTCGCCCTACGAGGCGCGCACCCGCATCGAGCCCGAGAGCAAGCACCGCATCGCCGCGGAAGCCGCCGCACTCATCGAACCGGGCGCGACCGTGCTGCTCGACGGCGGCACGAGCACGCTCGCCCTCGTCGGTGCGCTCCCGCGCTCACTGCACGCGACCGTCATCACGCACAGCCCGACCATCGCCGTGGCGCTCGCCGAGCACGAGCACATCGAACTGCAGCTCATCGGCGGCCGCGTCTACCGGCACTCGATGGTCACGTGCGGCGCGATCGCCGTCGAGGCTCTGCGCGAGGTGAGCGCCGACCTGTTCTTCCTCGGCGTCACCGGGGTGCACGCCGAGGCCGGCCTCACCACGGGCGATGCGGAGGAGGCGGCCATGAAGCGCGCGCTCGCGCGCTCGGCCGCCGAGACCTACGTGCTCGCGAGCACCGAGAAGATCGGTGCGGCCTCGACGTATCGGGTGCTGCCCCTCGACGAGGTGGCGGGAGTCGTCACCGATGCGGATGCGGCTTCGCCGGCGATGCTCGAGCTCGACCGCGCCGGGGTCAGGCTCCTCACGGCGAGCTGA
- a CDS encoding DUF4406 domain-containing protein, translated as MSKPLLILIAGPYRSGTDGDPARIARNLERLEQASWPIYERGHVPMIGEWVALPILRVASTDASGHDASAGSSPVEGDVMYTTAHRLLQHCDAVLRLEGASHGADQDVRIAEARGIPVYRSIDEIPVFAADAAA; from the coding sequence ATGTCGAAACCACTGCTCATTCTCATCGCCGGCCCCTACCGCTCGGGCACCGACGGCGACCCCGCCCGCATCGCCCGCAACCTCGAACGCCTCGAGCAGGCCTCCTGGCCGATCTACGAACGCGGCCACGTGCCGATGATCGGCGAATGGGTCGCGCTGCCCATCCTGCGCGTGGCGTCGACGGATGCCTCGGGCCACGACGCATCCGCCGGCTCATCGCCCGTCGAGGGCGACGTCATGTACACGACCGCCCACCGTCTGCTGCAGCACTGCGACGCCGTGCTGCGCCTCGAGGGCGCCTCGCACGGCGCCGATCAGGACGTGCGCATCGCGGAGGCCAGGGGCATCCCGGTCTACCGCTCGATCGACGAGATCCCGGTGTTCGCGGCCGACGCCGCGGCCTGA
- the cofD gene encoding 2-phospho-L-lactate transferase, whose protein sequence is MQITVLAGGVGGSRFVRGVREECARRWPDGDGGTEASVTVIVNTGDDIWLAGVRLMPDFDSLLYSLAGVNDTERGWGRAGETERVAAELREWGVGWPWFTLGDLDLGTHLARTAWLRDGATPSEVAHRLQQRWPLGVQLVPATDTEVDTDVLVADPDKLDGEREMHFQEWWTRYRATLPAIAFRQRNIETARPAPGVVEAIVGADIVLIAPSNPVVSIGTILSVPGIREALAETSAPVVGVSPIIGGKVVRGMADACLPVIGVETSAEGVGRHYGSRREGGLLDGWLVDETDAAALAPLQAIGLTAASVPLWMRDLDTSADLAGAALDLAV, encoded by the coding sequence GTGCAGATCACGGTGCTCGCGGGCGGAGTCGGAGGCTCGCGCTTCGTGCGCGGCGTGCGCGAGGAGTGCGCCAGGCGCTGGCCCGACGGCGACGGGGGCACCGAGGCATCCGTCACCGTGATCGTCAACACGGGCGACGACATCTGGCTCGCCGGCGTGCGCCTCATGCCCGACTTCGACTCGCTCCTCTACTCGCTCGCCGGCGTCAACGACACCGAGCGCGGCTGGGGCCGGGCAGGCGAGACCGAACGCGTCGCCGCAGAGCTGCGCGAGTGGGGCGTCGGCTGGCCATGGTTCACCCTCGGCGACCTCGACCTCGGCACGCACCTCGCGCGCACGGCGTGGCTCCGCGACGGAGCGACGCCCTCCGAGGTGGCGCATCGCCTGCAGCAGCGCTGGCCGCTCGGCGTGCAGCTGGTCCCCGCGACCGACACCGAAGTCGACACCGACGTGCTCGTCGCCGACCCCGACAAGCTCGACGGCGAACGCGAGATGCACTTCCAGGAATGGTGGACCCGCTACCGCGCCACCCTGCCCGCGATCGCGTTCCGGCAGCGGAACATCGAGACGGCCCGCCCGGCACCCGGGGTCGTCGAGGCGATCGTCGGGGCCGACATCGTGCTCATCGCCCCGTCGAACCCGGTCGTCTCGATCGGCACCATCCTCTCCGTACCCGGCATCCGCGAGGCGCTCGCCGAGACCTCGGCGCCCGTGGTCGGCGTCTCGCCGATCATCGGCGGCAAGGTCGTGCGCGGCATGGCCGACGCGTGCCTGCCCGTGATCGGCGTCGAGACGAGCGCCGAGGGGGTCGGCCGGCACTACGGCTCGCGGCGTGAGGGCGGCCTGCTCGACGGATGGCTCGTCGATGAGACGGATGCCGCTGCGCTCGCGCCGCTCCAGGCGATCGGGCTCACCGCGGCATCCGTGCCCCTGTGGATGCGCGACCTCGACACGTCGGCCGACCTCGCCGGTGCGGCGCTCGACCTCGCGGTCTAG
- a CDS encoding putative F420-0 ABC transporter substrate-binding protein gives MPTFRSLFIAAPVAAVLLLAGCATGSAAGPADADAAPDAAASGFPLTIDNCGTEVTFDAAPERVVTIKSSTLELLLALGLGLEDRVIGSAFSDGPAPEAYADAAAGIDVLSDKVPSQEATLAAEPDLVFAGWESNLSAEGAGDRETLAKLGVASYVAPAACKGEGYMPNPLTFDEVFREFEEAGDIFGVPDAAADLVATQRAELDAIEPNTDGLTALWYSSGDETPFVGAGIGAPQMIMEAAGLENIAADVEDTWTSMGWEAIVAANPDVIVLVDAAWNTAEQKIAHLESNAATAALPAVQAKRYLVVDFPATEAGVRNVGAVSSLVEQLGALG, from the coding sequence ATGCCCACGTTCCGCTCCCTCTTCATCGCCGCGCCCGTCGCCGCCGTGCTCCTGCTCGCCGGGTGCGCGACCGGAAGTGCCGCCGGCCCCGCCGACGCGGATGCCGCGCCCGACGCCGCGGCATCGGGGTTCCCGCTCACGATCGACAACTGCGGCACCGAGGTCACCTTCGACGCGGCGCCCGAGCGGGTCGTGACGATCAAGTCGTCGACCCTCGAGCTGCTGCTCGCCCTCGGCCTCGGCCTCGAAGACCGTGTCATCGGCTCGGCCTTCAGCGATGGGCCGGCGCCCGAGGCGTACGCCGACGCCGCGGCGGGCATCGACGTGCTCTCCGACAAGGTGCCGTCGCAGGAGGCGACACTCGCCGCAGAGCCCGACCTCGTCTTCGCCGGCTGGGAGTCGAACCTCTCGGCCGAGGGTGCCGGCGATCGCGAGACGCTCGCGAAGCTCGGCGTCGCGAGCTACGTGGCCCCCGCGGCGTGCAAGGGCGAGGGCTACATGCCGAACCCGCTCACCTTCGACGAGGTCTTCCGCGAGTTCGAGGAGGCCGGCGACATCTTCGGCGTTCCGGATGCCGCGGCCGACCTCGTCGCGACCCAGCGCGCCGAGCTCGACGCGATCGAGCCGAACACCGACGGCCTCACGGCGCTCTGGTACAGCTCGGGTGACGAGACGCCGTTCGTCGGCGCGGGCATCGGTGCTCCGCAGATGATCATGGAGGCCGCCGGCCTCGAGAACATCGCGGCCGACGTCGAGGACACGTGGACCTCGATGGGCTGGGAGGCGATCGTCGCCGCGAACCCCGACGTCATCGTGCTCGTCGACGCCGCGTGGAACACCGCCGAGCAGAAGATCGCGCACCTCGAGTCGAACGCGGCGACGGCGGCACTGCCCGCCGTGCAGGCGAAGCGGTACCTCGTCGTCGACTTCCCGGCGACCGAGGCCGGCGTGCGCAACGTCGGCGCGGTCTCGTCGCTCGTCGAGCAGCTCGGGGCGCTCGGCTGA
- a CDS encoding putative F420-0 ABC transporter permease subunit, producing the protein MLWAVALGAALAASVIAAVTIGPAGLAPSDVVASVLAHLGIGEPTLSPLRDGIVWELRMPRVLTAAAVGAGLALCGAVMQALTRNPLADPYLLGLSSGASVGAVVVIVLGVGLLLPLAAFAGALAALIATLALAGAAGRGSSRGPGGGLSPTRTVLAGLAVSSMFGAVTSLVIFWSATGDSYREILNWLLGSLAGTDWVSVAIAGGALVAIGIPLIASARTLDAFAFGDAAASALGVHVGRSRVLLLGGTALLTGALVAVSGSIGFVGLILPHGVRLLVGSRHRALLPLSALAGALFLVWADTAARTLFDPRELPVGIITALIGGPVFAVLLMRRRVS; encoded by the coding sequence GTGCTCTGGGCCGTCGCGCTCGGCGCGGCGCTCGCGGCATCCGTCATCGCGGCCGTCACCATCGGACCGGCCGGACTCGCTCCGAGCGACGTGGTCGCGAGCGTGCTGGCGCACCTCGGCATCGGCGAGCCGACGCTCAGCCCGCTCCGCGACGGCATCGTCTGGGAGCTGCGGATGCCACGGGTGCTCACCGCCGCCGCGGTCGGCGCCGGTCTCGCACTCTGCGGCGCGGTCATGCAGGCGCTCACGCGCAACCCGCTCGCCGATCCGTACCTGCTCGGCCTCTCCTCCGGCGCCTCGGTCGGCGCGGTCGTCGTGATCGTGCTCGGCGTCGGCCTGCTGCTGCCGCTCGCCGCGTTCGCCGGTGCCCTCGCCGCCCTCATCGCGACGCTCGCCCTCGCGGGTGCTGCGGGTCGCGGCTCGAGTCGCGGCCCCGGGGGCGGGCTCTCCCCCACCCGCACCGTGCTCGCCGGGCTCGCCGTCTCGTCGATGTTCGGCGCCGTCACGAGCCTCGTCATCTTCTGGAGCGCCACCGGCGACAGCTACCGCGAGATCCTCAACTGGCTGCTCGGCTCGCTCGCCGGCACCGACTGGGTCTCGGTCGCGATCGCGGGCGGGGCGCTCGTCGCCATCGGCATCCCGCTCATCGCCAGCGCCCGCACCCTCGACGCCTTCGCGTTCGGCGACGCCGCGGCATCCGCGCTCGGGGTGCACGTCGGCCGCAGCCGGGTGCTGCTGCTCGGCGGCACCGCGCTGCTCACCGGGGCGCTCGTCGCCGTGAGCGGATCGATCGGGTTCGTCGGGCTGATCCTTCCGCACGGCGTGCGCCTGCTCGTCGGCTCGCGCCACCGCGCGCTGCTGCCGCTCTCGGCACTCGCGGGCGCGCTGTTCCTGGTCTGGGCCGACACCGCCGCGCGCACGCTCTTCGACCCCAGGGAGCTGCCCGTCGGCATCATCACCGCCCTCATCGGCGGCCCGGTGTTCGCTGTGCTCCTCATGCGACGGAGGGTCTCGTGA
- a CDS encoding ATP-binding cassette domain-containing protein gives MTDGLDLSRVRFSRTGRLIVDDVDVTVPAGSLGALLGPNGAGKSTLLHLIAGIERADAGALAFAGSDLAALRRRDRARRIALAEQETHDAPELRVHEVVALGRTPHVGPWSGLGERDHAVVAESLAVLGLESLAMREYATLSGGERQRVNLARALAQEPELLLLDEPTNHLDVRAQLTSLELLRTLAASGRTVLAALHDLGLAAAYADHVIVLDGGRVVASGAPAEVLEPGLIREVWGVEVEVLAHPSTGRPIIAYSGVSSARASEVALDARS, from the coding sequence GTGACCGACGGACTCGACCTCTCCCGCGTGCGCTTCTCGCGCACCGGCCGGCTCATCGTCGATGACGTCGACGTCACGGTTCCCGCCGGTTCCCTCGGCGCGCTCCTCGGCCCGAACGGCGCCGGCAAGTCGACCCTGCTGCACCTCATCGCAGGCATCGAGCGAGCGGATGCCGGTGCGCTCGCGTTCGCCGGCAGCGACCTCGCCGCACTGCGCCGACGCGACCGGGCGCGCCGCATCGCCCTCGCCGAGCAGGAGACGCACGATGCCCCCGAGCTGCGCGTGCACGAAGTCGTCGCGCTCGGGCGCACCCCGCACGTCGGCCCGTGGTCGGGCCTCGGCGAGCGCGATCACGCCGTCGTCGCCGAATCACTCGCGGTGCTCGGCCTCGAGTCGCTCGCGATGCGCGAGTACGCGACGCTCTCGGGCGGCGAACGACAGCGGGTGAACCTCGCGAGGGCGCTCGCGCAGGAACCCGAGCTGCTGCTGCTCGACGAACCGACCAACCACCTCGACGTGCGCGCGCAGCTCACGAGCCTCGAGCTGCTCCGCACGCTCGCCGCCTCGGGGCGCACCGTGCTCGCCGCGCTGCACGATCTCGGCCTCGCGGCTGCGTACGCGGATCACGTCATCGTGCTCGACGGCGGGCGGGTGGTGGCATCCGGCGCCCCGGCCGAGGTGCTCGAACCCGGGCTCATCCGCGAGGTCTGGGGGGTCGAGGTCGAGGTGCTCGCGCATCCCTCGACGGGGCGGCCGATCATCGCCTACTCGGGTGTCTCGTCGGCGCGTGCATCGGAGGTCGCGCTCGACGCGCGCTCGTGA